The nucleotide window GCCAGCTGGCCAGCACCTGCGGCGTCGACGCGGGCCAGGTCGGTGGCTAGCCCCGGCGGCTAGAGGCCGCGGAGGAACCGGGCCGCGACCGGGGCGGCGACGCGGCCGCCGACGCCGCCGTCCTCGACCACCACCGAGAAGGCCAGGTCGCCGCGGAAGCCGATGAACCAGGCGTGGGTGGGCAGCGGGTCGCCGGTGCCGAACTCGGCCGTGCCGGTCTTGCCGGCGGTCTTGCCGGGCAGGCCGGCCGGGGCGGCCGTGCCCTCGGTGACCACCCGGCGCATCAGGGTCCGCAGGGTGGTGGCGACCTTGGGGTCCAGCGGCTCGGGGGGGTCGGCCTCGGCCGCCTCGCCGGCGACCAGGGTGGGCTGGCGCCAGCGGCCGTCGGCCACGGTGGCCGCGACCAGGGCCATCTGCAGGGGGCTGGCCACCACCCGGCCCTGGCCGAAGGCCTCGGCGGCCAGGTCGGCCTTGTCCGCGGGGGCCGGCACGCGGCTGGTCACGGCCGGGATGCCGGGGGACGGGTCGAGCCCGAACCCGAACCGGTCCGCGGCCGCGACCAGCTCGTCGCCGTCCAGCCGCTTGGCCGCCTGCTGCACGAAGGCGGTGTTGCAGGAGTGGGCGAAGGCGCTGGAGAACGGGATCCGGCCCAGCACCTCGTCCTCGAAGTTGCCGAAGGTGCGGCCGCCGACCTTGGTCTCCTTGGGGCAGTCGACCGGGTCGCCCGGACGCAGCCCGCCGGCCAGCAGGGCCCCGGCGGTGACCACCTTGAAGGTCGACCCGGGCGGGTAGCGGCCGAGCAGGGCCCGGTTGTAGCCCTCGAACGGGGTGCTGACCACCGCCACCAGCTCACCGGTGGACGGCCGCACGGCCACCAGGGCGGCCGGCTTGCTCACCGGGTCCAGGGCCGCCTCGGCGGCCCGCTGGGCCTGCGGGTCCAGGGTCGTCTCCACGGCCTCGCCGTCGGTGCCGGCGAACTCGTGGAGGACCTTGGTCGCCTCGCCGTCCTCGCCGCCCTGGCCGTCCTTGGCGGCCAGGCGGACCTCGCCGGACGGGGTGCCGGCGAGCTGGCGCTCGAACGCCGCCTCGAGGCCGTTGCCGTGGCCGGTCCGGTCGCCCGTCTGGTAGGGAGCGCCCAGCTCCTTGAGGTCGTCGGCGGTCACCGGCCCGACCGAGCCGAGCAGCATCCGGGCCGAGGCCGGCCCGTTGTACTCCCGGCCCTCGCCGGACGGGAACGACAGGCCGGGCACGGGGTAGATGTCGTCCCGGATCAGCTCGAAGTCGGCCTCGGCCAGGGTGACCACGGGGACGGCCTGGTTCGGGCGGCGCTCGGCCTCGGCCAGGGCCCGCCTGGCCGTCTCGGCCGGGACCTCGGCGTGGGTGGTCAGGGCGTCGACGACCTCGGCCGGGTCCTTGACCCGCTCGCCGACGACGGTGATCGTGATCACCGGACCGGGCCCGGCCAGCTCGGAGCCGTCGGCGGCCAGGATCGGCGCCCGCTCCGGCCAGGTCCGGGTCCGCTGGAAGCGGAGCCCGGCGGTCAGCTCCGGGTGGAGGGTGGCCGGCGACCAGTCGACCAGCCAGCGGTCGTCGCGCCGGACGAGGCGCAGCACCCCCTCATACGGCCACTCCCCCAGCGCCCGCAGGGTCAGCTTGGCCTGGAACGGGACCTCGGCCCGGTCGTCGGTGACGGTGGCCGTCCCGGGAGCGAAGCTGGCCTTGGTGACCCGCAGGTCCTCCATCATGTCGGTGTGCTGCCTGGCGAAGTCGGCCGGCGGCGCGGCCACCTGGGCCTGCATGGCCGGCCAGTCCTTGCCCGCCCAGGCCTCCAGGTAGGCGGCCGCGACCGGGTCGGGCCTGGCCTTGGGCCGCAGGTACCACCATGCCCCGGCCCCGGCGGCGGCCAGCACCACCACGGCCACCAGCCCGACGATCACCCGGCGACGCATCGCGGCAGTTTAGCCGACCCCGGCCTCGGCCATGGCCCGGAGCTCGCGGCGCAGGTCGCCGACCTCGTCGCGGATGCGGGCGGCGTACTCGAAGCGGAGCTCCTTGGCCGCCTCGTGCATCTCCTCCTCCAGGGAGGCGATGAGGCGCTCCAGGTCGGCCCGGGGCATGCCGCTGACGGCCGGCTCGCCGCCGCGGCGGCCGGCCCGGCCTCGGGCCGGGGTGGGGGCGCGGCCCTTGCGGGCCCTGCCGCCAACGGCCGTGCCCTCGTCCTCGCCCCGCAGGGCCTGGATGATGTCGGTGACCCGCTTGCGGACGGTCTGGGGGTCGATGCCGTTGGCGGCGTTGTAGTCGATCTGGAGCTTGCGGCGGCGGTTGGTCTCCTCGATGGCCCGGGTCATCGACGGGGTGACCTGGTCGGCGTACATGATCACCTGGCCGTCGACGTTGCGGGCGGCCCGGCCGATGGTCTGGACCAGGGAGGTCTCCGAGCGCAGGAAGCCCTCCTTGTCGGCGTCGAGGATGGCCACCAGGGTCACTTCGGGCAGGTCGAGGCCCTCGCGCAGCAGGTTGATCCCGACCAGGGTGTCGAACTCGCCAAGGCGCAGGTCGCGCAGGATCTCGATGCGCTGCACGGTGTCGATCTCGGAGTGGAGGTACCGGACCCGCAGGCCCATCTCCAGCAGGTAGTCGGTCAGGTCCTCGGCCATCTTCTTGGTCAAGGTGGTGACCAGGACCCGCTGGTCGCGCTCGACCCGCGAGCGGACCTCGTGGATCAGGTCGTCGATCTGGCCCCTGGTCGGGCGGACCAGCACCTCGGGGTCGACCAGCCCGGTGGGGCGGATGATCTGCTCGACCACCGCTCCCGACTCGCGCCGCTCGTAGGGACCGGGGGTGGCCGACACGAACACCCGCTGGCCGACCCGCTCCCAGAACTCGTCGAAGCGCAGCGGCCGGTTGTCCATGGCCGAGGGCAGCCGGAAGCCGTGCTCGACCAGGGTCACCTTGCGGCTGTGGTCGCCCTCGTACTGGCCCTGGAGCTGGGGCACGGTCACATGCGACTCGTCCAGGAACAGCACGAAGTCGTCGGGGAAGTAGTCGATCAGGGTGAACGGCGGGCTGCCGGGGTCGCGGCCGTCGATCGGCCGCGAGTAGTTCTCGATCCCGTTGCAGGTGCCGACCTCGCGCAGCATCTCCAGGTCGTAGTTGGTGCGCATGCGCAGCCGCTGGGCCTCGAGCAGCTTGCCGTCTGCCTCCAGCTCGGCCAGGCGCTCGCCCAGCTCGACCTCGATGGCGGCGATGGCCCGGCGCATCCGCTCCGAGCCGGCCACGTAGTGGGTGGCCGGGAACACGTACAGCTCGTCCCGCTCGCCGACGATCTCGCCCGTGACCGGGTCCATGATCAGGATCCGCTCGACCTCGTCGCCGAAGAACTCCAGGCGCACGGCCCGCTCCTCGTACGCCGGGAAGATCTCCAGGGTGTCGCCCCGGACCCGGAACTTGCCGCGGACGAAGCTCAGGTCGTTGCGGTCGTAGTGGATGTCGACCAGCTTGCGCAGCACTCCGTCGCGGTCGTAGCTCTCACCCGCCTTCAGCCACAGCATCTGGTCGCGGTACTCCTGGGGCGAGCCCAGGCCGTAGATGGCCGACACCGAGGCGACCACGATCACGTCGCGGCGGGTCAGCAGCGACAGGGTGGCCGAGTGGCGCAGCCGGTCGATCTCCTCGTTCATCGAGGAGTCCTTCTCGATGTAGGTGTCGGTCTGGGGGATGTAGGCCTCGGGCTGGTAGTAGTCGTAGTAGGAGACGAAGTACTCGACGGCGTTGTCGGGGAACAGCTCCTTGAACTCGTTGGTGAGCTGGGCCGCGAGCGTCTTGTTGGGGGCCATGACCAGGGCCGGACGGTTCAGCCGCTCGATCACCCCGGCCATCGAGCGGGTCTTGCCCGAGCCGGTCACGCCCAGCAGCGTGACCCCCTGCTCGCCGGCCTCGAGCGCGTTGGCCAGCCCGTCGATGGCCGCCGGCTGGTCGCCGGCGGCGGGCATGTCGGTGACGAGCTTGAACGCGGGCATCGGGGGGAACTCCATGGCTGAAGCGGAACCGAACCTCCAGTGTACGAGCCGGCTGCGACAGTCGCCGTGGCCGGAGCTTGACCAGGCCGAGATCCGGCAGGGGTAGAGTAGGCGGCCGTGCCCCCCGAACGGCCGCGAGCTGGGAGCGTCATGGAGAGCTTCGTCATCAAGGGCGGACAGCCGCTGAGCGGCACCATCCGCCCGTCCGGGAACAAGAACGCCGCGTTGCCCATCGTGGCCGCGTCGCTGCTGGCCGACGAGCCGGTGGTGCTGCACAACGTGCCGCAGATCCTGGACGTGGACACGATGATGGAGCTGGTCGCCTCGACCGGGGCGACGGTGGAGCGGACCGGCCCCAACCAGGTCCGGATCGACCCGCGCGGCCTGCGCCGGGCGTCGCTCGACCCGGTGCTGTGCGCCCGCATCCGCGCGTCGGTGCTGCTGGCGGCGCCGCTGGTGGCCAAGACCGGCCACTGCCTGCTGCCGCCCCCCGGCGGCGACGTGATCGGCCGGCGGCGGCTCGACACCCACCTGCTGGCCTTCCGCAGCCTCGGGGTCCAGGCCAGCTTCGACCGGGCCCTGGAGCTGGAGGTGGGGCGGCTCCGCGGGGCGTCGATGTTCCTCGACGAGGCGTCGGTGACGGCCACCGAGAACGCCATCATGGCCGCCGTCCTGGCCGAGGGCACGACCGTCATCGGCAACGCCGCCTGCGAACCCCACGTCCAGGACCTGTGCCGCTTCCTGGTCGGCCTGGGCGCCCGCATCTCCGGCATCGGGTCGAACCTCCTGACCATCGAGGGGGTGGAGCGGCTCCGCGGGGGCGAGCACACCATCGGGACCGACTACATCGAGGTGGCCAGCTTCGCCGCCCTGGCCGCCGTGACCGGGGGTGAGCTGACGATCGAGGGCGTGGTCGAGGACGACCTGCGCCCGGTCGAGGTCGGCTTCTACCGCCTGGGGCTGACCTGGGAGCTGGACGGGGACCGCCTGCGGGTGCCGCGCGACCAGACCCTGGAGGTCGAGGACGACCTCGGCCAGGCCATCCCCAAGATCGACGACGGTCCCTGGCCGGCGTTCCCGGCCGACCTGACCTCGATCGCGGTCGCGGTCGCCACCCAGGCCAGCGGCACCCTGCTGATCTTCGAGAAGATGTTCGAGAACCGGCTGGTGTTCGTGGACAAGCTGGTCGGCATGGGGGCCCGGATCATCATCTGCGACCCCCACCGGGTGGTCGTCAACGGCCCCACCCGCCTGTACGGGGAGCGGCTGGAGTCGCCCGACATCCGCGCCGGCATGGCCCTGCTGCTGGCCGCCCTGGCCGCCGACGGCGAGTCGGTCATCGGCAACGTCGGCCAGATCGACCGGGGTTACGAGCGCATCGACGAGCGGCTCCGCACCCTCGGGGCCAACATCGAGCGCACCGGCTGACGTGCTGGGAGGGCGGGATTGGCCCTAGGCGCCGGCGACTGCGAGCGGCTCCACGACGGCCTGATCGCCCAGCCGGTCAACACCGCCTCGGCCCTGGCCTTCGTCGCCGTCGGCGCCTGGCTGGCCGGCCGGGGCCTAGGTGCCGGCGCCGGTCCCGCCCGGCCGGCATCGGTCGGATTCGGGCTGGTCGTGGCCGCCGCCGGCGTCGGCAGCGTCGACTACCACGGCCCCGGCTCCCCCGCGGCCCGCCTGCTGCACGACGGCACCCTGTATGCGGTGGCCGGGTTCGTGGCCTGGCGGGAGGTCGCCCGGCGGGTCGGCCGGGGCCGCCTGGAGCCGCGGCGCCGGACCGCCTACCGGGCCGCCCTGGCCGCGGCCGCCGCCGGCGCCGCCTGCTGGTGGCTGGGCCGCACCGCCAGCCCCGTGTGCGACCCCGACAGCCTCCTCCAGGGCCACGCCGCCTGGCACCTGCTGGCCGCGGCCGCCCTGGCCTGCTGGGCGGGGGCCGTCCTCGACCCGCCGGCTCAGGCCAGGTCGTAGAAGCCGATGTCGGAACGCCTGATCGTGACCAGGACCGCGTCCGAGCTGCGCTGGGCGTCGGGGGGCGGGCTCTCGGTCAGGATCAGCTGGAAGTAGAGGCTGCGCAGGAAGGCGGTGACGTTGGCCCGGGCCGCCGACTCGGCCTCGCTGGCGTAGGCGGCCCGCCAGGACTCCTGACCGGGGGCGGCGGTGAAGCGGTCCAGCCAGGCGACCAGCCAGCTGCGGTCGATCAGGTTGCGCCGGAGCGCGTTGAGGACGGCGTAGGCCAGGCGCTCGTCCTCGTGGTGGACGAAGACCTCCGGGACGGGGGTGAGCAGCCGGTCGGCGATCGCGCCCAGGATCCGCTGGAGCTCGGCCGCGCCCAGGTGGGGGCTGCGGGCCAGCATCATCAGCAGGTCGGCGGTGTGGCCGACGGCGTTGGCCCAGCCCGGCCCCGGGACCCAGCTGCGCAGGTCCTTCTCGCGTACCAGGTAGCCGAGGGCCGCCTCCAGGAAGCCGTCCAGGTCGGCCTGGTCGAGGAACGGGCTGGCGTTGTCGAAGGCGACGATCTCCATGAGGATCAGCACCGAGTAGGTGCGCAGGTACACCGAGTCGGTGCCCTGCTCGCCGAGGCCGGCCTCCAGGTTGGCGGTCATCTGCTTGGCCATGGTGCGCAGCTGCTCGCCCCCGTACTGGCCGCGCTCGATCCAGGCGGCCAGGATCCGGTAGGCGAACTCGTCGCGCAGCTCCGGGTCGGTGGAGCCGAGCCAGCCGAGCAGCTCCGGGGTGAGCTCCGCGACCCACTCGCCTTGGGGGAGGGCGTTCTCGTCGTTGGCGATGACCCGCCAGAAGCTCCGGTCCATCAGCCGGACCCCCCGCCAGAAACCAGGTCGACAAGTCCCTTGAGCGACTCCACCCGATGGGTGCCGTTCGGTTCCGGATAGCGGGCGAACCGGTCGATCAGAACGGGGGTGAGCCCGACCGCCCGGGCCGCGTCCACGTCGTTGACCGGCTGGTCGCCGACGTGCACCGTGGCCGCGGGGTCGGCCCCGGCCTCCTGGACGGCCCACCGGAAGATGGCCGGGTCGGGCTTGGCCACCCCGAGCTTGCCCGAGATGGCCACGACCGCGAACAGGTGGTCGACCCCCTGGAGGGCCAGGACGTCCTCCAGCCACGGCTCGAAGTTGGACACCACCCCCAGCGTGACCCCGCGGCCGGCCAGCTCCTCAAGGGCCGGTCGGACGTCGTCGAACAGCCGGTACCCGGCCGGGTCGCTGAACGCGGCGAACAGCGCCTCGGCCAGCTCCTCGCCCTGGTGGTGGCCGAGGCCGGCCAGCACCTGCCGGTAGAAACCGACCCAGAAGCTCCGCTGGGTGGCCGGGTCGGTCCAGTCGCTCGGCCAGCTGGCCGCCCGGACGGCGTCGGCGATGGCGGCGTCGACGGCCGCCTCCTCCAGCGGCAGGCCGTGGTCGGCGGCCACGGCCACGAACCGTCCCTGGAAGCTCGGCGCGGGCGCCAGCAGGGTGTCGCCGGCGTCGAACAGCACGCAATCGAGCGGGTCGGGAATGGGGGGCAGACGGCTCATACTGCGCAGGCTACAGCTCCGAACCGGCCCCAGTCACGACCGCCGACCGCCCTCCGGACCTCCCGCGCGCGCCGCCAGAAGACCCTGGAGCTCCTCCCAGACCTCGTCGACCCGGCGGCCGAGCTTCTCCAGCGAGCCGCTGTTGTCGATCACGATGTCCGCTCTGGCCAGGCGTTTCTCCGGCTCGAGCTGGGCGGCGATGCGGTTGGAGGCGTCCCGCTCCCCCAGCCCCTTGGCGGCCAGCCGCTCGACCTGGATCTCGTGGGGCGAGTGGGTGACGATCACCACGTCGACGCCCTCGGCCAGCCCGGCCTCGATCAGCAGGGCCGCGTCCAGGACCACGACAACGTCCTGGTGCTGGTGGGCCTCGAGCCGGTCGGCGATGCGGGCGAAGATGGCCGGGTGGGTGATCTCGTTGAGCAGGGCCAGCTTGGCCTTGTCGGCGAACACGATGTCGGCCAGGGCCTGGCGGTCGATCTGCCCGTCGGGGTGCAGCACCCCGGGACCGAAGTGCTCGCGGATCTTGCACCAGGCCGGCGTGCCCGGCATCACCACCTGCCGGGCGATGTGGTCGGCGTCGATGACCTCGGCGCCGCGTTCGGCGAGCATGGCCGAGACCGTGCTCTTGCCCGAGGCGATGCCTCCCGTCAGCCCGACCAGCAGCATGTCCGCCGCCCCCTCAGGTGTGGTCCCGCTGACCGGCCGACCGTGCCGCCGGAGCGGCGCGCTGGGCCTCGCGGCCCGGCCCGCTACTCGCCGGCGTTCTTGCGCTTCAGGTCCTCGACGATGTTCTCGAGGGTGTCGTCGCCCGCGGCCTCGGCCTGGCCGGCGTCGCCGGCCTCGCCGGCCTCGGCCTCGCCGGCCTCGGCCTCGGGGGTCGGCTCGCCCTCCTGCCCCTGCTCCTCGACCGGCTGGCCCTCGGCGTCGTAGGTGCCCTCGTAGAAGCCGGCCTCCTGGAACGCCTCGGCCATGGCCGTCCCCGGCATCACCCCGATGGGGTTGCCCTGCTCGTCATAGACGTAGCTGCCGTCGGCGTAGTCGCCCTCGGCATAGGCCCCCTCGGCGTAGACGCCCTCGGCGTACTCGCCTTCGTAGCCCTGGTAGGCGCCCTCTTCCAGGGCCAGCTCGTCCTCCTGGGTGGTGAGCTGGGCCTGGTCCTGGGCGGCCTGCTTGAGCGACAGGGAGATGCGGCGGCGGTCCAGGTCGATGTCGATCACCTTGACGGTGATCTCCTCGCCGACGCTGACCACCTGCTCGGGGATGTCGACGTGGCGCTCGGCCAGCTCCGAGATGTGGACCAGGCCCTCGATGCCGTCGTCGACCCGGACGAAGGCGCCGAAGGGCACCAGCTTGGTCACCCGGCCCGGGATCAGCTCGCCGATCTGGTGGGAGCGGGCGAACTGGCGCCACGGGTCCTCCTGGGTCGCCTTGAGCGACAGCGAGACCCGCTCGCGCTCCAGGTCGACGTCCAGGACCTCGACCTCGACCTCCTGGCCGACCTCGACCACCTCGGAGGGGTGGTCGATGTGCTTCCAGGACAGCTCGGACACGTGCACCAGGCCGTCGACCCCGCCCAGGTCCACGAAGGCGCCGAAGTTGACGATGCTGGAGACGACGCCCTTGCGGACCTCGCCCTTGCGCAGGGTGTGCAGGAACGCCCGGCGGGTGGCCGACTGGGTCTCCTCCAGCCAGGCCCGGCGCGACAGGACCACGTTGTTGCGGTTCTTGTCGAGCTCGATGATCTTGGCCTCGAGGGTGCGCCCGACATAGGGGTGCAGGTCGCGCACCCGGCGCATCTCGACCAGGGAGGCGGGCAGGAAGCCGCGCAGGCCGATGTCGAGGATCAGGCCGCCCTTGACGACCTCGATGACGGTCCCCTCGACGATCTCGTCGTTCTCCTTCTTCTTCTCGATCGTGCCCCAGGCCCGCTCGTACTGGGCCCGCTTCTTGGACAGGATCAGGCGGCCGTCCTTGTCCTCCTTCTGCATGACCAGGGCCTCGATGTGGTCACCGAGACTGACGACCTCGTTGGGGTCGACGTCATGCTTGATGGACAGCTCGCGGGAGGGGATGACGCCCTCGGACTTGTAGCCGATGTCGAGCAGGACCTCGTCGCGGTCGACCTTCACCACGTAGCCGTCGACGATGTCACCTTCCTCGAAGGCCTTCAGCGACTCCTCGTAGGCGGCCGCGAGGTCTTCGGCGGAGCCGACATCGTTCTGTGTCACCTGGGTGGTTACCCCAGAGACGTCCTGCTCGGTTGCGGTGGGTCGCTCGGTGGACTCGGTCAACTGCTCGTCTCCTAGACTGTCGGACAGAAGGCTCCCCCTGCAGACGTTTTCGTGGCGGTGAGGCGACGCGATGAGCGTCAGAACACACTGGCAGAAAAGCCCACAGTGGTTCGGCAGATGGTAGCCGTCGCAGCTTCGTCGCGTCAACGGTCCATGCGCGTATGACCTGCGAGTTTGTGGTCCTTCGAGAAAGGATGGTCAAGTGACCGAGCCGCTCTACCAGCACGACGCCTACCTTGCCGCCTTCGATGCGCAGGTCACCGGGGTCGAACCCGATGGTGTCGTCCTCGACCGGAGCGCGTTCTTTCCCGGCGGGGGCGGGCAGCCGGCCGACATCGGCATCCTCGAAACCGGGGGGGTCGAGCTGGCCGTGACCGGCGCCCAGCGCCGCGAGGGCCGGGTCGTGCTGCTGGTCGACGGCGAGCCGCCGCCGGCCGGGGCCAAGGTCCGGGGCCGGCTCGACTGGCAGCGCCGCCACGCCCTGATGCGGACCCACACCGCCCTGCACATGCTGTCGGGGGTGATCGGCCGCGACTACGGGGCGCTGGTCACCGGGGGCAACTTCGAGGAGCAGAAGGCCCGGATGGATTTCGAGCTGTCCTCGATGAGCGCCGAGTTCGCCGAGGCGGTCGAGCGGGCGCTGCGGGTCGAGGTCGACGCCGACCGGCCGGTGCACGTGTCGTTCCTGTCCCCCGAGGAGTTCGCCTCGCGGCCCGAGCTGATCCGGACCAAGGCCAACCTGGTCCCCCAGGGCCTGACCGAGATCCGGGTGATCGACATCGAGGGCCTGGACCGCCAGGCCGACGGCGGCACCCACGTGGCCTCGACCGGCGAGGTCGGCACCATCTACGTGGTCGGCCACCAGTCCAAGGGCAAGGGCAACAAGCGCCTGCGCATCGCCCTCGACCCGGTGCCGGCCCCGCCGTCCCGCTCGGAGTGACCGGCGAGTGACCGAGGCGAGCTGGGTCGGCTGGGTCGCCCGGCTCCAGGCGATCGCCCAGGCGGGGCTGGAGCTGACCGACGGGCCGTACGACCGGGAGCGCTACGCGGCCCTGCGCGCCCTGGCCACCGAGATCGCCGCCGCCCACCTGGAGCTGCCGTCGCCGGCCGAGCGGATGGCCCTGGACGAGCTGCTGGCCGGGGACGGCGGCTACCCGACGCCCAAGGTCGACGTGCGCGCCCTGGTCCGGCGGGACCGGGAGGTGCTGCTGGTGCGGGAGCGGGCCGACGGCCGCTGGTCGCTGCCGGGCGGCTGGGCCGACGTCGGCTGGTCGCCGGCGGCGATGGTCGAGCGCGAGGTCGCCGAGGAGTCCGGCTTCCAGGTCCGGGCCCGGCGGCTGCTGGCCCTGTGGGACCGGTCACGCCACAACCCGGGGCTGTACCCCCACTCGGTCTACAAGGTGGCGGTCGCCTGCGACCTGCTCGGCGGCGAGGCCCGGCCCAGCATCGAGACGCTGGCCGCCGGCTGGTTCCCGCCCGGCGCCCTGCCCGAGCTGTCCACCGGCCGCATCACCGCCGCCCAGATCGCCCGGCTGATCGAGCTCGACGACCACCCGGAGCTGCCGCCCGACCTCGACTAGAACAGTGGCCGGTGTTCTAGCCCCTGGGCTGGCGGGCGGCCAGGCGGGTGCCGGCCACGGCCCCGACCAGGGCGCAGAGGGCGACCAGGACCAGCCAGGCGGTCGGGAACCGGGCCGGGGCCGGCTCGGCCGCGGCGGCTGCCCCGGCGGATGCGGCCTCGGCCGGCGCGGCCCGGCCGGGCGGGGTGCCGGAGTCGGCGACCTCCACCACCGACGAGCCCGTGCCCTGGCCGTCGCCGACGACCACCACCCCGACCATGCCCGGGTGGGCGTAACAGAAGAAGGGGTAGGTGCCGGCGCCGTCCAGGCGGACGGTGGTGCGGTCCCCGATCCGGCCATCCCAGCCCCACCCGCCCCCGGGCCGGGCCAGCGGGTGGTCGAGCTGGTCGCGGTTGACGATCGTCACCTCGCCGCCCTCGGCCACCCGCAGCACGGTCGGGCTGAAGCACATGTCGCGCAGGGCCAGGGTGGTGCCCCGCCCCTCGGTGGCCGGCGAATGGCAGCCCCCGCCCCCGCCCGCGGCGGCCGGCGGCGCCGCGGCCAGCAGCCCGGCCAGGACGGCGAGGAGCGGGACGAGGACGGACAGCCGGCGTCGGCGCATTGCGGGCTCCTCTCCTTCGAGGTCGATGCCCCTGGTACACCGCGGCGACGGTCCGGGTTCCCAGGGAGTTCGGGGCCATGAGCTCGAC belongs to Actinomycetota bacterium and includes:
- a CDS encoding NUDIX hydrolase, producing the protein MTEASWVGWVARLQAIAQAGLELTDGPYDRERYAALRALATEIAAAHLELPSPAERMALDELLAGDGGYPTPKVDVRALVRRDREVLLVRERADGRWSLPGGWADVGWSPAAMVEREVAEESGFQVRARRLLALWDRSRHNPGLYPHSVYKVAVACDLLGGEARPSIETLAAGWFPPGALPELSTGRITAAQIARLIELDDHPELPPDLD